The following coding sequences are from one Diprion similis isolate iyDipSimi1 chromosome 9, iyDipSimi1.1, whole genome shotgun sequence window:
- the LOC124410198 gene encoding 60S ribosomal protein L38 yields the protein MPREIKEIKDFLLKARRKDAKSVKIKKNAENVKFKVRCSRFLYTLVITDKEKAEKLKQSLPPGLQVKEVK from the exons ATG CCACgtgaaatcaaagaaattaaGGACTTCCTTCTCAAAGCCAGGAGGAAGGATGCCAAGT ccgttaaaataaagaagaatgcCGAAAACGTCAAATTTAAGGTACGCTGCTCTCGATTTCTCTACACTCTTGTCATTACCGACAAAGAGAAGGCAGAGAAACTCAAACAATCGCTACCGCCTG GTCTTCAGGTTAAAGAAGTCAAGTAA
- the LOC124410703 gene encoding INO80 complex subunit B, which yields MGKPKEMSTDEEINIDTSDVLPQKKHKKHKHRKHKKRKLAQEDIEKLMDAATQDADRKKAIRLKVKKEGEKISVDKIRDKTVKPPIMAVPGPSSSTSPKAASKKKISKGNKGKESGTSSEEERWLDAIESGKLEEVDDELKKIKPKDPKLMTARQRAMFERKTDTEPSSSVEQLMSLPSGYKEKVMTAEAIQKAALKSQKRKQLADEKREKDKKKTMERLLKKQESKASKIMGKGKPSRRQVPLVSYRITLEGSSISLPPGEKFPLPSTRQEKPTSVILCGVNSCRNPKKYSCSKTGIPLCSLECYKANISFHLRLVTT from the exons ATGGGAAAGCCCAAAGAGATGAGTACAGACGAGGAAATCAATATTG ACACCAGCGATGTATTGCCTCAGAAGAAACACAAGAAGCACAAACACAGAAAGcacaagaaacgaaaattggCACAAGAAGATATCGAGAAACTCATGGATGCTGCTACGCAAGATGCAGACAGGAAAAAAGCCATCAGGCTCAAAGTGAAgaaggaaggagaaaaaat TTCTGTCGACAAGATCCGGGACAAGACAGTCAAGCCACCGATCATGGCAGTGCCTGGACCAAGCAGTTCAACCTCACCTAAAGCAGCCTCGAAGAAAAAGATTTCTAAAGGTaacaaaggaaaagaaagtgGCACTAGTAGCGAAGAGGAACGTTGGCTCGATGCCATCGAATCTGGAAAGCTTGAGGAA GTTGacgatgaattgaaaaaaattaagcccAAGGATCCAAAATTAATGACTGCTCGACAGCGAGCTATGTTTGAAAGAAAGACTGACACAGAGCCCAGCTCTAGTGTTGAACAATTAATGTCTCTGCCATCTGGGtacaaagaaaaagtaatgaCTGCTGAAGCAATTCAGAAAGCTGCTCTTAAATCCCAAAAGAGAAAACAACTGGCTGatgaaaaacgagagaaagaCAAG aaaaaaacgaTGGAAAGATTATTGAAGAAACAAGAATCTAAAGCTTCGAAAATAATGGGAAAGGGAAAGCCTTCAAGAAGACAAGTTCCACTAGTTAGCTATCGTATAACACTTGAGGGAAGCTCAATCTCCTTACCTCCTGGTGAAAAGTTTCCTTTGCCTTCGACCCGACA AGAAAAACCAACGTCGGTTATTCTTTGCGGTGTAAACAGCTGCAGAAATCCGAAGAAATACTCCTGTTCAAAAACGGGAATACCACTCTGCAGTTTAGAATGCTACAAAGCCAATATATCTTTCCACTTACGACTTGTCACCACGTGA